From Triticum aestivum cultivar Chinese Spring unplaced genomic scaffold, IWGSC CS RefSeq v2.1 scaffold72226, whole genome shotgun sequence, a single genomic window includes:
- the LOC123177520 gene encoding uncharacterized protein, whose translation IAKRQSQQLETVVVIKTMLEQPSHGKTIRWKIYVHASASSAQPCLCPGRAKSLGRRPQPAHRRPQPARCRGRLLPASPRAAARLLPGPRRHRLPASHLGPRAPDPAVVRHQHLRIRPPLAFLVGCTSQRRHPTPAKLHRWRISAAWIHIPTSGTGPPRGAVHPLPAPTLHTSSARLTPTAYDRRCRQIRVCILSGVCWSCIGCHSVSRNFKMASKKPTNKERKLKQERCMRMPVSHQTCIV comes from the exons TCACGGAAAAACGATTCGCTGGAAAATATACGTGCACGCATCTGCCTCCTCGGCTCAACCCTGCCTGTGCCCAGGCCGAGCCAAATCCCTCGGCCGCCGACCTCAACCCGCCCACCGCCGACCTCAACCCGCCCGCTGCCGCGGCCGCCTCCTGCCCGcctcaccgcgcgccgccgcccgcctcctgcccggcccgcgccgccaccgcctacCCGCCTCCCATCTTGGTCCCCGAGCGCCCGACCCGGCCGTCGTTCGTCACCAGCACCTGCGGATCCGGCCGCCCCTCGCCTTCCTCGTCGGCTGCACCTCCCAGCGCCGCCACCCCACCCCTGCCAAGCTCCACCGCTGGAGGATCTCCGCCGCGTGGATCCACATCCCCACGTCCGGAACGGGTCCTCCTCGAGGAGCCGTGCATCCTCTGCCTGCTCCAACGCTGCACACATCCTCTGCTAGGTTGACTCCCACCGCCTACGACCGTCGCTGCCGTCAGATCAGG GTTTGTATTCTTTCCGGTGTATGTTGGTCATGCATCGGATGTCACTCGGTTTCTAGGAATTTCAAGATGGCAT CAAAGAAACCAACAAACAAGGAGAGAAAACTTAAACAAGAGAGATGTATGAGGATGCCGGTGTCTCACCAAACATGTATTGTGTGA